A segment of the Cutaneotrichosporon cavernicola HIS019 DNA, chromosome: 6 genome:
ACCCAAGAGTGTTATGTCGAACTAGAACCGGACTACCGTAGTAGTTAGAGCAAGTGCAAAGAACGATACTGTATATCGTCCTTAAGTAGGCTGTGAAAATGACGTGTATTTATTTCTGTGTGTGATTCTCGACAGGCGTAACCCCGAACATCAACGGGCCCCACCACCGACTACTTAGGGCTCCACCGACTACTTAGGGCTCCACGTAGCTAACTAGTCTTAGTAGTTGATTGAATATCTTGTGAACGAAACGAGCTAGTCGCACCCGAACAGGCCGCTCTcacggcgcggcggtcTGACACTAACCCTCTGCAGGAGGATCGGGCGCATCGACCAAACGCAGCTGTTGGTTATTCACAGTGCGCCTCGTGCTGCGCCTAAGTTATGCATGCTGTGCGACTGCCCCATCGACCTGCCGACTACCATTGCGCCCTTTTGCCCGTGTCCCCTGTCGTGTGGGCCGCCTTGGTCCCGTTGGAGGAAACCGGACGGCCGAGCCGTCGGGTTCCTACCTCATTCGGCCATGTCCGAtgtctcgccctcacctGAAGGCAGGCGCGCGCACACCCTCGGCGCGTCTCGTACCTGGTCGACGGTAGTGATGCAAGGGAAGGACAAACGGGCGACGTCGTTGGACCCGACAAGCCATGGGTGCGCGGCCCAGGTGGCGGCAGCATCGCGCAGCCTGATTGCTGCTGGTGACTCGCCTGGTGGGCAGATTGGGAAGTCGCCCATCGATGACCATCGGCCCAGCACCACAGCCTCCAGCGAGCCCAGCCAAGCACTGCCGATGGCAGACCCAGGGTGCGATGCATCCTCGATTAGCCATGCAGCCAGTGCACAGACGAGGACAACCAGGTAGTGTCCTCGGTGTGCTGCATAGTCACGCCTGATATTGAGGGAACACAACCtggtgggtgaggaggtgcaGGCTCGGCAGTTGCGGCGGGTGTGCGACTGAGCCCCAAGCATGGCCAGAGGGATGAGACAGGGTATGTCGTCCTCTTGGCAGCAACCACAGGCAAACACCCCACCCAGCAAGGCATACTTCTCAGGCACAATGGACAGAACACCATTCTGCAGCACCCGAGAACCAGGGAGTGCCACCACATCGTCAGAAGACTGGATGACGTGGTTATGGCCATTGATGGTCCGAGGCTGGGGAGATGGGACATCGGGACCAACGATGCGACGAAAGTGCACCCAGGGGACCACTGAGGTGGTGGTTGGCTGGGGAAGCTCTGGGACTGCAGAAGCCATCGGGTAGGAGACTGGagtgtcgtcgtcgtcgtcgtcgacaccgTCATCGATGGTGTCGACGATGGTGTCGACGATGGTGTCGATGTGAGAGCCGTGTGGCCGCGCGCTTTCCGCAGCCAACGGAGCGTCGCCAAGGGCCAGGGCAATGATGGGTGCAGACATCCTGCTTCCAGCTGCGAGATCAATGGCTAAGGCGCGGAGGGTGTCACGCAGACCCACAAGCTCTCCTTGGGTGCACAGTGGCACATGCTGCAGAACCACCAGGGTACGGAACCAGGCCAATCGCGAAGCCGAGGCTGGGCGGACCTGTCCCGAGCAGTGTGAGCAGTTCGAGTGCGGGGACCAGCACGCTGGACCCGGCTCCTGTGAGCCGTAGCAGACGACCGGCCGAGGCGACAAGCTGTTGAGGTCCCGGCACAGGCAACTGCCACAGGCCCAGGCAGGCAACAGGGGTGCGTACCCAGGAGGAGCCGCACTGCTGCGCTTCGATGCGCGGTCTGCGGCGACGGGCCATGACTTGCCAAGgacaggaggaggagccagGACAGGACCGGGCGTGGCGACAGGGGGCGAGAGGGCTAGGGGCGCAAGAACTGGGGCTGCGGTCAGCGGCGGCCAGAGGTGGCGCCCATCCAAAACCCGACGGCTGAGCCGTCGGGTTTCGTACCGGCCATAGACGCATCGACTTGGTGCTCACCTTCCGAGACAAGACCAAGAGGAGCCGCAGGACCCCGACCGGCTTCTTCGACTTGTGGCGCGTCAGCACGGGACCGCAGTGTGGGTGCGTGTCGATAAGGGACCATGTCCGGGATGGCTAGGCTGTCGGCTGGCGCGACTGAGACCGGTCTGACGCCCACGACGATCGCTGCGGGCCGGGCCAGAGGTTGGGGGCCGGTCCTGGAAGTAGTGGGGCGGTCGGGCGGCCGGGCGATTGGGCGGTTTGCAGCCTCACGCAGGCAGTCGGCTGACAGGGCCAGCAGCGAGTGGGTGGGAGACGCTGCGGCAGCGAGGGCTGCCTCCTTCAAGGACGACCAGAACGACACATGAAACCCGCGATGGCCAAGattggcgaggtcgacatcAGCCATCCCACACAGGTAAAGGGCCTCCATCACTCGATCAACGGCGGCTGGCGAGTTTCCAGAGATGGGTGCTGGGAGACCCAGATCCAGCTCATCGGGCAGGCCGGCATACCACTGCGAGACCCACGACCAGAACAGCACAGGACCGGCTGCCCAGAAGTCCTCTGTGGCCATACGGGCAGGCAGGGGAGGAACACGAACGGAACGGGCAAAGGCAGATGCCCGACGAGGCTGATCGAGGAAGTACGCTTCGCGGGCGTCTCGATCCGCAGCAGACTGCTCCTCGCGGTCCCGAGGGACTTGGGGCGACATCTGGTTGGACGCCACCGACACCACCGACTTGGCTGCCCGCTGGGAAACGGTCAAGTGACAAAGCAAGGCGTCAAAAGACAGACCATGGCCCCCTAAGGTAGGAATAAACGCAGCGGCCTGCTTCCACCTGCGCTTGGACCTGCCTCTGGAGTCGAGCCATGGCGTGAGCGAGACGGGACGGAGGACGAATTCATCGTGGGCCGAGGGCGCCCCACCGGGTtcggcggcagcagcagcggcaaAGGAGGCAGGaacggcagcggcggcggcggcggaagaggaggcggctgagcgcgcggcggtggcggaggCACTGCGAAGACGCTTGGGAGGCATGATTTGAGACGGTGTGTGGAGGGGTGTGAAGCagggagtgggaggaagcgagaaggaaggagggacgcgggggagggcgcgggGGAGAAGACGACGATGTCATGTTGGACGAGAAAATGCTGAccatcgagggcgacggcaTCTTTGTATGGGCTGATAGCGATGGGTTGGGCAAGACCAATCGATTCTGCGATTACAGGAAGGCTCGACGGTTGTTGAGAATCACATACATCAATAAATACACACCACTTTCGACACTCGGCCGATTACAGGCTAGCCGGCGCGACTTGGAGCGGTTTGGGCGGTTTGGgggagctcggcaaggaATGGGAGGATGATCAGATTGGGGCTGGGCGTGGATTTGGTGTGTAAAAGGGTAGAGGAAGTAGACGAGGTGTCGTAGCGGTAAAGCATTATCTCTTCGCGATGACTTCTACCTGCAGCGGGCACCTGACATTGAAGTAGATTGGGCCCACATTACAGCGTCCCACATTCCACGGCAGACTACTGCCGGAGTCCCTGGCCACCAGAGGAATGTCAAAGCGGATGAGATACATCCATTGCCTCgcccgccagccgccaggCGGCCGCATCACTGCATGTCTCGCATAACCCCCAGCACTGTTACACCCCCTATCGTATCTCTTCAGGTCTAGCTGCTACGCAGCAGTTACACCCCCTATCTCTTCAGTCTGGCTGCTACGCAGCATCATGGCGGTGCTTTGCGTGCAGTTCCTCAACTggggcgtcgacgcgatAGTTCATGACGCTTGATACGTCGCCGACAAACAAAGTAGTGATGCAGGCGAGTACTCCGAACGACGCCGCGATGATGTAGACGACGCGCATGCTATCCGCCGTGGCCTGACGTATAGCAGCCACTCCGGCGTTGATGACGTCGGGGGTGACTCCCGGAACGTCGGAAAGTGAACCCATGTCACCGGTAAGGCCCCCAATGAACGGACCGAGGTACTCACGTGGCAggcccgccgccaaggccgccgcgctgACGTACGTTGGCAACTTGGTCGTCATCCCACTTCCAAAGGCGGCAGCGTAAATTGCAGTGAATGACGACGCCGCTACCGCGCGACTCGAAGTCACGACCGCAGTGGCTGTCGCGATGAGGTGGTGCGGGATGGACAACTGTACGCCGGCAATGATGAGTACCAGTGGGGAGCCAAAGCCGAGACCCGCGAGGGCATTGAACACAACCGCACGCGTAGAGTGGTTTGGCTGGATCGTCGTCATGCCGACTGAGGTCAGCAAGGTCCGGTCCGAACATACCAATGCCAGCAGTCATTATAGCGAATCCTGTGAGGAGAGGCGAGCGGATCGTGCGACGCTTCGTGCTCCACAAGCCGTAGACAACTGTTCCCAAACCGCTAGCCATCCAGAAAGCCGTCGTCCGCAGTGCTGTCAAGACCGGGTCCGTCTCGAACAAACTGCTCgtactgctgtcagcaaAGAAGAAGTATGACAACTCACAGGACCGGGTAGAAGATGACGAAAGAAAACAACAGGATGCCTTCCATAAAGATAAGGGCGATGCAGATCGGGAACGTGCGAGTGATGAACAGATCGTGGTGCAGGATGCCAGTTTTGGTGCCACGCCACTCGTAGATGCCAAAGACGATCAGTACGACGATACCGATAACGAGTGTTGAGAGCACGCGGGCATTCGTCCACGCCCACGGGTTGCCGCCAAGGGTTAGTCCGGCCAGGAGGAGTGTCAAGCCCGAAGTCAACTGCAGGTCAGCACTACTTGCACCATACCGATGCTCACAAGAAGCATTCCGGGAAGGTCTAGCTTTCCAATCTTTGCAAAGAGCGAGAGATGGTCGTACTTGGTGTGGCGCTTGGGCGGGCGGTATCCCAGGACCAGGCCAAGGGCTGTCGCTCCCCAGATCCCCATTTGCACCCACTACAGTCAGCTTGGTCGTAGCCGTTCGTACATAAAAGTTTCGCCAGCCGCTCTCAATCGACATGCGTGTAAAAGCACCGGCGATACTGCGGTCAGGAGTGCAGCACGAACAACTCACAGAGGCCCAGCTACTGCTccgagcgcggccgcgacATTCATGATAGCCAGCGCGGCTGAGGTCAGCCCCATCCTCGGTGCAAGTCTCACCAGGACGCcagcggcgaggaaggatCTCGGATGGAATGGCGTAGGCGAGCGGCACGGCCGCGAATCCGAAGCCAATGAGCACCTGAGCTGCCACAACTCGATAGATATCCTTGGAACCGGGGGCAATAGCCGCACCGACGAAAGCGATGGCACACGAGCCGACGAGGATCATCTTACGGGCCTGGAACGTGTCACTCGCGAAGGACTGAGT
Coding sequences within it:
- a CDS encoding uncharacterized protein (Fungal trichothecene efflux pump (TRI12)), with translation MTSTLPLEKEQKGLVEVVNTTKDESVHDLAYDNEDEEPVLHARTYFALLALFLLNFVQLVALTGPPSILEYIGKATDGTADQVWVPNVLSLMQAVGGPVISFASDTFQARKMILVGSCAIAFVGAAIAPGSKDIYRVVAAQVLIGFGFAAVPLAYAIPSEILPRRWRPAALAIMNVAAALGAVAGPLIAGAFTRMSIESGWRNFYWVQMGIWGATALGLVLGYRPPKRHTKYDHLSLFAKIGKLDLPGMLLLTSGLTLLLAGLTLGGNPWAWTNARVLSTLVIGIVVLIVFGIYEWRGTKTGILHHDLFITRTFPICIALIFMEGILLFSFVIFYPVLTSSLFETDPVLTALRTTAFWMASGLGTVVYGLWSTKRRTIRSPLLTGFAIMTAGIVGMTTIQPNHSTRAVVFNALAGLGFGSPLVLIIAGVQLSIPHHLIATATAVVTSSRAVAASSFTAIYAAAFGSGMTTKLPTYVSAAALAAGLPREYLGPFIGGLTGDMGSLSDVPGVTPDVINAGVAAIRQATADSMRVVYIIAASFGVLACITTLFVGDVSSVMNYRVDAPVEELHAKHRHDAA